A section of the Primulina eburnea isolate SZY01 chromosome 1, ASM2296580v1, whole genome shotgun sequence genome encodes:
- the LOC140807939 gene encoding E3 ubiquitin-protein ligase PRT1-like, whose amino-acid sequence MDASWASSLSNLMIFHAAEDEKADSSLNPCSILKEEIPGRLEQFKYKNTNFGNSNLRTWKLVSDEVLCSSCKQVLFRPAVLNCGHVFCKCCIFPRTNEMIMCEVCQHPHPGDIPKVCLEFDHFLEEQFPKEYGLRKGLQMKQEQFPCETLSACSSDADKKKVHFPLSSGEDPLPLRDAISKVHIGVGCDACGMYPIIGDRYKCKDYVEEIGYDLCKTCYSTSSKLHGRFNQQHTSDHKFEIMKSSAMHTMLLRLLRGQSSAISTFSGALHDDVGDLGNTTHIFVNTNEDAENDTLVTSSDT is encoded by the exons ATGGATGCAAGTTGGGCAAGTAGTTTAAGCAatttgatgatttttcacgcTGCAGAAGATGAGAA AGCTGATTCATCACTCAATCCATGTTCTATATTAAAAGAAGAGATTCCGGGGAGATTGGAGCAG TTCAAATATAAAAATACGAATTTCGGAAATAGTAATCTTAGAACTTGGAAGTTGGTTTCAGATGAAGTATTGTGTAGTTCCTGTAAGCAGGTGCTTTTCCGGCCTGCAGTTCTTAATTGTGGTCACG TATTTTGTAAATGCTGCATTTTCCCTCGAACAAATGAGATGATCATGTGTGAAGTTTGTCAACATCCGCATCCGGGTGACATTCCGAAAGTATGCTTGGAGTTTGATCATTTTCTGGAGGAACAATTCCCTAAAGAATATGGGTTGCGTAAAGGTCTACAGATGAAACAAGAGCAATTTCCTTGCGAGACTCTAAGTGCTT GCTCATCGGATGCTGATAAAAAGAAAGTCCATTTTCCACTTTCATCAGGAGAGGATCCTTTACCGTTGCGGGATGCTATCTCAAAAGTCCATATTGGGGTTGGTTGTGACGCTTGCGGG ATGTATCCGATAATTGGTGATAGATACAAATGCAAAGACTATGTAGAGGAAATAGGCTACGACCTCTGTAAAACTTGTTACTCCACTAGTTCCAAGCTTCATGGCCGGTTTAATCAGCAACACACCTCAGATCACAAGTTTGAAATCATGAAATCTAGTGCTATGCATACGATGTTGTTGAGGCTGCTGAGAGGACAATCGTCGGCCATTTCAACCTTCTCCGGTGCCCTGCATGATGATGTGGGAGATTTAGGAAACACCACGCATATTTTTGTTAACACCAACGAAGATGCTGAGAACGACACTCTAGTCACCTCTTCTGACACATAG
- the LOC140830816 gene encoding uncharacterized protein, with protein sequence MFENVKSLHRRYPFLQVLALQYGRSISFNHISTSLIQSFFKEYINFPILLSKKNSLEMLKEPCYNISKGFWNPLVYPARNVDFEALDQSIQELKEQSIKGASIHDIKSTWVKPVEVVKELDVCSSS encoded by the exons ATGTTTGAGAATGTAAAATCACTTCACCGGAG GTACCCCTTCCTTCAGGTTCTGGCTTTGCAATATGGCAGGTCAATAAGCTTCAATCATATTTCTACAAGCTTGATTCAAAGTTTCTTCAAAGAATATATTAATTTCCCTATTCTGTTGTCCAAGAAGAATAGCCTTGAG ATGTTAAAGGAGCCATGCTACAATATATCCAAAGGGTTCTGGAATCCTTTGGTCTACCCTGCAAGGAATGTAGATTTTGAGGCACTTGATCAAT ctattcaagagttgaaggaacaAAGTATTAAGGGAGCTTCTATTCATGATATTAAAAGTACTTGGGTAAAGCCTGTTGAAGTTGTTAAGGAACTAGATGTTTGTTCCTCATCATAA
- the LOC140830823 gene encoding uncharacterized protein isoform X6, giving the protein MIHHSLLTLTMLSGELIWRGGSWRLFFRRQLMVRSIKVFGNGIWLSFGTLWVIDLESNSIREAVKESSKILEICGQMMMDKSIFMRHVPSDWAGQQLAATYSFDGIPYPGLMSSIATFQDHIVCCDTVGWTVVKFDRGTGSAINFPFSNFGVLGLPYCGGVPGLELDHVQEFNLFRYAVYASLHAKRQNFLSLLILICWLLPNDQQC; this is encoded by the exons ATGATACAT CACTCACTTCTAACTTT AACCATGCTATCAGGAGAGCTGATTTGGAGAGGAGGTTCGTGGAGACTGTTTTTCCGGCGACAGCTGATGGTAAGAAGTATAAAAGTTTTTGGAAATGGAATCTGGTTAAG TTTTGGAACTCTTTGGGTTATAGACTTGGAATCAAACTCTATCAGGGAAGCTGTAAAAG AATCTTCAAAGATTTTGGAGATCTGTGGTCAGATGATGATGGATAAATCTATTTTCATGAGGCATGTGCCATCTGATTGGGCAGGGCAGCAACTTGCCGCTACTTATTCATTTGATGGAATTCCGTATCCCGGGCTTATGTCTTCTATAGCTACTTTCCAGGACCATATTGTATGCTGTGATACAG TTGGTTGGACAGTTGTTAAGTTCGATAGAGGAACTGGTTCAGCAATAAACTTTCCATTCTCAAATTTCGGAGTCCTTGGGCTTCCTTATTG TGGGGGAGTGCCAGGACTGGAACTTGATCATGTacaagaatttaatttatttaggtATGCTGTATATGCTTCTTTACATGCGAAGAGGCAGAATTTCCTTTCATTGTTGATACTCATTTGTTGGTTACTTCCTAATGATCAGCAGTGTTAA
- the LOC140830823 gene encoding uncharacterized protein isoform X1, with the protein MIHHSLLTLTMLSGELIWRGGSWRLFFRRQLMVRSIKVFGNGIWLSFGTLWVIDLESNSIREAVKESSKILEICGQMMMDKSIFMRHVPSDWAGQQLAATYSFDGIPYPGLMSSIATFQDHIVCCDTVGWTVVKFDRGTGSAINFPFSNFGVLGLPYWFVPPLEQVYSHGGVPGLELDHVQEFNLFRYAVYASLHAKRQNFLSLLILICWLLPNDQQC; encoded by the exons ATGATACAT CACTCACTTCTAACTTT AACCATGCTATCAGGAGAGCTGATTTGGAGAGGAGGTTCGTGGAGACTGTTTTTCCGGCGACAGCTGATGGTAAGAAGTATAAAAGTTTTTGGAAATGGAATCTGGTTAAG TTTTGGAACTCTTTGGGTTATAGACTTGGAATCAAACTCTATCAGGGAAGCTGTAAAAG AATCTTCAAAGATTTTGGAGATCTGTGGTCAGATGATGATGGATAAATCTATTTTCATGAGGCATGTGCCATCTGATTGGGCAGGGCAGCAACTTGCCGCTACTTATTCATTTGATGGAATTCCGTATCCCGGGCTTATGTCTTCTATAGCTACTTTCCAGGACCATATTGTATGCTGTGATACAG TTGGTTGGACAGTTGTTAAGTTCGATAGAGGAACTGGTTCAGCAATAAACTTTCCATTCTCAAATTTCGGAGTCCTTGGGCTTCCTTATTGGTTTGTTCCCCCTTTAGAACAAGTCTATTCCCA TGGGGGAGTGCCAGGACTGGAACTTGATCATGTacaagaatttaatttatttaggtATGCTGTATATGCTTCTTTACATGCGAAGAGGCAGAATTTCCTTTCATTGTTGATACTCATTTGTTGGTTACTTCCTAATGATCAGCAGTGTTAA
- the LOC140830823 gene encoding uncharacterized protein isoform X3, producing the protein MIHHSLLTLTMLSGELIWRGGSWRLFFRRQLMVRSIKVFGNGIWLSFGTLWVIDLESNSIREAVKESSKILEICGQMMMDKSIFMRHVPSDWAGQQLAATYSFDGIPYPGLMSSIATFQDHIVCCDTVVKFDRGTGSAINFPFSNFGVLGLPYWFVPPLEQVYSHGGVPGLELDHVQEFNLFRYAVYASLHAKRQNFLSLLILICWLLPNDQQC; encoded by the exons ATGATACAT CACTCACTTCTAACTTT AACCATGCTATCAGGAGAGCTGATTTGGAGAGGAGGTTCGTGGAGACTGTTTTTCCGGCGACAGCTGATGGTAAGAAGTATAAAAGTTTTTGGAAATGGAATCTGGTTAAG TTTTGGAACTCTTTGGGTTATAGACTTGGAATCAAACTCTATCAGGGAAGCTGTAAAAG AATCTTCAAAGATTTTGGAGATCTGTGGTCAGATGATGATGGATAAATCTATTTTCATGAGGCATGTGCCATCTGATTGGGCAGGGCAGCAACTTGCCGCTACTTATTCATTTGATGGAATTCCGTATCCCGGGCTTATGTCTTCTATAGCTACTTTCCAGGACCATATTGTATGCTGTGATACAG TTGTTAAGTTCGATAGAGGAACTGGTTCAGCAATAAACTTTCCATTCTCAAATTTCGGAGTCCTTGGGCTTCCTTATTGGTTTGTTCCCCCTTTAGAACAAGTCTATTCCCA TGGGGGAGTGCCAGGACTGGAACTTGATCATGTacaagaatttaatttatttaggtATGCTGTATATGCTTCTTTACATGCGAAGAGGCAGAATTTCCTTTCATTGTTGATACTCATTTGTTGGTTACTTCCTAATGATCAGCAGTGTTAA
- the LOC140830823 gene encoding uncharacterized protein isoform X2 translates to MIHHSLLTLTMLSGELIWRGGSWRLFFRRQLMASDSDLIVLNQSFGTLWVIDLESNSIREAVKESSKILEICGQMMMDKSIFMRHVPSDWAGQQLAATYSFDGIPYPGLMSSIATFQDHIVCCDTVGWTVVKFDRGTGSAINFPFSNFGVLGLPYWFVPPLEQVYSHGGVPGLELDHVQEFNLFRYAVYASLHAKRQNFLSLLILICWLLPNDQQC, encoded by the exons ATGATACAT CACTCACTTCTAACTTT AACCATGCTATCAGGAGAGCTGATTTGGAGAGGAGGTTCGTGGAGACTGTTTTTCCGGCGACAGCTGATG GCATCAGATAGTGATCTCATTGTACTTAATCAAAG TTTTGGAACTCTTTGGGTTATAGACTTGGAATCAAACTCTATCAGGGAAGCTGTAAAAG AATCTTCAAAGATTTTGGAGATCTGTGGTCAGATGATGATGGATAAATCTATTTTCATGAGGCATGTGCCATCTGATTGGGCAGGGCAGCAACTTGCCGCTACTTATTCATTTGATGGAATTCCGTATCCCGGGCTTATGTCTTCTATAGCTACTTTCCAGGACCATATTGTATGCTGTGATACAG TTGGTTGGACAGTTGTTAAGTTCGATAGAGGAACTGGTTCAGCAATAAACTTTCCATTCTCAAATTTCGGAGTCCTTGGGCTTCCTTATTGGTTTGTTCCCCCTTTAGAACAAGTCTATTCCCA TGGGGGAGTGCCAGGACTGGAACTTGATCATGTacaagaatttaatttatttaggtATGCTGTATATGCTTCTTTACATGCGAAGAGGCAGAATTTCCTTTCATTGTTGATACTCATTTGTTGGTTACTTCCTAATGATCAGCAGTGTTAA
- the LOC140830823 gene encoding uncharacterized protein isoform X4, whose translation MLSGELIWRGGSWRLFFRRQLMVRSIKVFGNGIWLSFGTLWVIDLESNSIREAVKESSKILEICGQMMMDKSIFMRHVPSDWAGQQLAATYSFDGIPYPGLMSSIATFQDHIVCCDTVGWTVVKFDRGTGSAINFPFSNFGVLGLPYWFVPPLEQVYSHGGVPGLELDHVQEFNLFRYAVYASLHAKRQNFLSLLILICWLLPNDQQC comes from the exons ATGCTATCAGGAGAGCTGATTTGGAGAGGAGGTTCGTGGAGACTGTTTTTCCGGCGACAGCTGATGGTAAGAAGTATAAAAGTTTTTGGAAATGGAATCTGGTTAAG TTTTGGAACTCTTTGGGTTATAGACTTGGAATCAAACTCTATCAGGGAAGCTGTAAAAG AATCTTCAAAGATTTTGGAGATCTGTGGTCAGATGATGATGGATAAATCTATTTTCATGAGGCATGTGCCATCTGATTGGGCAGGGCAGCAACTTGCCGCTACTTATTCATTTGATGGAATTCCGTATCCCGGGCTTATGTCTTCTATAGCTACTTTCCAGGACCATATTGTATGCTGTGATACAG TTGGTTGGACAGTTGTTAAGTTCGATAGAGGAACTGGTTCAGCAATAAACTTTCCATTCTCAAATTTCGGAGTCCTTGGGCTTCCTTATTGGTTTGTTCCCCCTTTAGAACAAGTCTATTCCCA TGGGGGAGTGCCAGGACTGGAACTTGATCATGTacaagaatttaatttatttaggtATGCTGTATATGCTTCTTTACATGCGAAGAGGCAGAATTTCCTTTCATTGTTGATACTCATTTGTTGGTTACTTCCTAATGATCAGCAGTGTTAA
- the LOC140830823 gene encoding uncharacterized protein isoform X8 — protein MASDSDLIVLNQSFGTLWVIDLESNSIREAVKESSKILEICGQMMMDKSIFMRHVPSDWAGQQLAATYSFDGIPYPGLMSSIATFQDHIVCCDTVGWTVVKFDRGTGSAINFPFSNFGVLGLPYWFVPPLEQVYSHGGVPGLELDHVQEFNLFRYAVYASLHAKRQNFLSLLILICWLLPNDQQC, from the exons ATG GCATCAGATAGTGATCTCATTGTACTTAATCAAAG TTTTGGAACTCTTTGGGTTATAGACTTGGAATCAAACTCTATCAGGGAAGCTGTAAAAG AATCTTCAAAGATTTTGGAGATCTGTGGTCAGATGATGATGGATAAATCTATTTTCATGAGGCATGTGCCATCTGATTGGGCAGGGCAGCAACTTGCCGCTACTTATTCATTTGATGGAATTCCGTATCCCGGGCTTATGTCTTCTATAGCTACTTTCCAGGACCATATTGTATGCTGTGATACAG TTGGTTGGACAGTTGTTAAGTTCGATAGAGGAACTGGTTCAGCAATAAACTTTCCATTCTCAAATTTCGGAGTCCTTGGGCTTCCTTATTGGTTTGTTCCCCCTTTAGAACAAGTCTATTCCCA TGGGGGAGTGCCAGGACTGGAACTTGATCATGTacaagaatttaatttatttaggtATGCTGTATATGCTTCTTTACATGCGAAGAGGCAGAATTTCCTTTCATTGTTGATACTCATTTGTTGGTTACTTCCTAATGATCAGCAGTGTTAA
- the LOC140830823 gene encoding uncharacterized protein isoform X7 yields the protein MVRSIKVFGNGIWLSFGTLWVIDLESNSIREAVKESSKILEICGQMMMDKSIFMRHVPSDWAGQQLAATYSFDGIPYPGLMSSIATFQDHIVCCDTVGWTVVKFDRGTGSAINFPFSNFGVLGLPYWFVPPLEQVYSHGGVPGLELDHVQEFNLFRYAVYASLHAKRQNFLSLLILICWLLPNDQQC from the exons ATGGTAAGAAGTATAAAAGTTTTTGGAAATGGAATCTGGTTAAG TTTTGGAACTCTTTGGGTTATAGACTTGGAATCAAACTCTATCAGGGAAGCTGTAAAAG AATCTTCAAAGATTTTGGAGATCTGTGGTCAGATGATGATGGATAAATCTATTTTCATGAGGCATGTGCCATCTGATTGGGCAGGGCAGCAACTTGCCGCTACTTATTCATTTGATGGAATTCCGTATCCCGGGCTTATGTCTTCTATAGCTACTTTCCAGGACCATATTGTATGCTGTGATACAG TTGGTTGGACAGTTGTTAAGTTCGATAGAGGAACTGGTTCAGCAATAAACTTTCCATTCTCAAATTTCGGAGTCCTTGGGCTTCCTTATTGGTTTGTTCCCCCTTTAGAACAAGTCTATTCCCA TGGGGGAGTGCCAGGACTGGAACTTGATCATGTacaagaatttaatttatttaggtATGCTGTATATGCTTCTTTACATGCGAAGAGGCAGAATTTCCTTTCATTGTTGATACTCATTTGTTGGTTACTTCCTAATGATCAGCAGTGTTAA
- the LOC140830823 gene encoding uncharacterized protein isoform X5, whose product MAWKVKYEVFNSKSFLFPWLMLKASDSDLIVLNQSFGTLWVIDLESNSIREAVKESSKILEICGQMMMDKSIFMRHVPSDWAGQQLAATYSFDGIPYPGLMSSIATFQDHIVCCDTVGWTVVKFDRGTGSAINFPFSNFGVLGLPYWFVPPLEQVYSHGGVPGLELDHVQEFNLFRYAVYASLHAKRQNFLSLLILICWLLPNDQQC is encoded by the exons ATGGCCTGGAAAGTGAAGTATGAAGTATTCAATTCCAAATCATTTTTGTTTCCTTGGCTTATGCTGAAGGCATCAGATAGTGATCTCATTGTACTTAATCAAAG TTTTGGAACTCTTTGGGTTATAGACTTGGAATCAAACTCTATCAGGGAAGCTGTAAAAG AATCTTCAAAGATTTTGGAGATCTGTGGTCAGATGATGATGGATAAATCTATTTTCATGAGGCATGTGCCATCTGATTGGGCAGGGCAGCAACTTGCCGCTACTTATTCATTTGATGGAATTCCGTATCCCGGGCTTATGTCTTCTATAGCTACTTTCCAGGACCATATTGTATGCTGTGATACAG TTGGTTGGACAGTTGTTAAGTTCGATAGAGGAACTGGTTCAGCAATAAACTTTCCATTCTCAAATTTCGGAGTCCTTGGGCTTCCTTATTGGTTTGTTCCCCCTTTAGAACAAGTCTATTCCCA TGGGGGAGTGCCAGGACTGGAACTTGATCATGTacaagaatttaatttatttaggtATGCTGTATATGCTTCTTTACATGCGAAGAGGCAGAATTTCCTTTCATTGTTGATACTCATTTGTTGGTTACTTCCTAATGATCAGCAGTGTTAA